From one Streptomyces sp. SCSIO 30461 genomic stretch:
- a CDS encoding MFS transporter — protein MPVVGDLRVLMRFSGFRRLLAVRLLSQSADGVYQIALATYVVFSPERQTSPAAIASAMAVLLLPYSFVGPFAGVLLDRWQRRQVFFYGNLLRAALATVTALLIVAALPDWLFYASALCVTAINRFILAGLSASLPRVVDEDRLVMANSLSPTAGTIAATAGGGLAFAVRLGMADSDAAVVLLGSALYLCAGLASLRMARSLLGPDPEQLQPRLAAALASTARGLVSGLRHLAERRTAARALGAMTLFRFCYGALTVMVLTLCRYAWPTTERQGLTLLGLAVGVSGVGFLTAAVITPWAVNRLGPYGWMATCAGGAAVLEPALGLPFAPVPMLIAAFVLGAVTQGAKIATDTVVQTTVDDAFRGRVFALYDMLFNVAFVTAVGLAALILPPDGKSGPLVILMALLYAVVALILTRHRADKG, from the coding sequence ATGCCTGTCGTAGGTGATCTGCGCGTACTCATGCGGTTCTCCGGGTTCCGCCGTCTGCTGGCCGTGAGGCTGCTCTCCCAGTCGGCCGACGGGGTCTACCAGATCGCACTCGCCACCTATGTCGTCTTCTCACCAGAACGGCAGACCTCCCCGGCCGCCATCGCTTCGGCCATGGCCGTACTGCTGCTGCCGTACTCGTTCGTCGGCCCGTTCGCCGGTGTACTCCTGGATCGCTGGCAGCGCCGACAGGTCTTCTTCTACGGCAATCTGCTGCGTGCCGCGCTCGCCACCGTCACCGCGCTACTGATCGTCGCCGCCCTCCCGGACTGGCTCTTCTACGCCTCAGCCCTCTGCGTAACGGCCATCAACCGCTTCATCCTGGCGGGACTGTCAGCCTCCCTGCCCCGGGTAGTCGATGAGGACCGGTTGGTGATGGCCAATTCCCTGTCACCGACCGCGGGCACCATCGCCGCGACCGCCGGAGGCGGGCTCGCCTTCGCCGTACGTCTAGGCATGGCCGACTCTGACGCCGCAGTCGTCCTGCTGGGCTCGGCGCTCTACCTCTGTGCCGGACTGGCCTCACTGAGGATGGCCCGCTCACTGCTCGGCCCCGACCCCGAGCAGTTGCAGCCGCGACTGGCGGCGGCATTGGCCTCCACCGCGCGGGGGCTCGTCAGCGGGCTGCGGCATCTCGCCGAACGCCGGACCGCCGCAAGGGCACTTGGCGCGATGACCCTCTTCCGCTTCTGCTACGGCGCACTGACGGTCATGGTGCTGACCCTGTGCCGGTACGCCTGGCCGACGACCGAGAGGCAGGGGCTGACCTTGCTGGGGTTGGCGGTGGGTGTCTCCGGGGTCGGCTTCCTCACCGCAGCCGTCATCACCCCCTGGGCGGTGAACCGGCTCGGCCCGTACGGCTGGATGGCGACATGCGCGGGCGGCGCGGCCGTCCTTGAACCGGCCCTCGGTCTGCCCTTCGCCCCCGTACCCATGCTCATCGCCGCGTTCGTCCTGGGCGCCGTCACCCAAGGAGCGAAGATCGCCACGGACACGGTCGTCCAGACAACCGTCGACGACGCCTTTCGCGGCCGGGTGTTCGCCCTCTACGACATGCTCTTCAACGTCGCCTTCGTCACGGCGGTCGGGCTGGCGGCACTGATCCTGCCCCCCGACGGCAAGTCCGGGCCGCTGGTGATCCTGATGGCGCTGCTCTATGCGGTGGTTGCGCTCATCCTGACGCGACACCGCGCAGACAAGGGCTGA
- a CDS encoding inositol-3-phosphate synthase, which produces MGSVRVAIVGVGNCAASLVQGVEYYKDADPASKVPGLMHVQFGDYHVRDVDFVAAFDVDAKKVGLDLADAIGASENNTIKICDVPSTGVKVQRGHTLDGLGKYYRQTIEESAEAPVDVVQVLRDQQVDVLVCYLPVGSEEAAKYYAQCAIDAKVAFVNALPVFIAGTKEWADKFTEAGVPIVGDDIKSQVGATITHRVMAKLFEDRGVILDRTMQLNVGGNMDFKNMLERERLESKKISKTQAVTSQIPDRDLGENNVHIGPSDYVAWLDDRKWAYVRLEGRAFGDVPLNLEYKLEVWDSPNSAGVIIDAVRAAKIAKDRGIGGPILSASSYFMKSPPVQYFDDEARANVEKFIKGEVER; this is translated from the coding sequence ATGGGTTCGGTTCGCGTAGCCATCGTCGGCGTGGGCAACTGCGCCGCCTCGCTGGTGCAGGGCGTCGAGTACTACAAGGACGCCGACCCGGCCTCCAAGGTGCCGGGGCTGATGCACGTCCAGTTCGGCGACTACCACGTCCGGGACGTCGACTTCGTGGCCGCCTTCGACGTCGACGCGAAGAAGGTCGGCCTCGACCTCGCGGACGCCATCGGTGCCAGCGAGAACAACACCATCAAGATCTGCGATGTGCCGAGCACGGGCGTGAAGGTCCAGCGCGGCCACACCCTCGACGGCCTGGGCAAGTACTACCGCCAGACCATCGAGGAGTCGGCCGAGGCTCCCGTCGATGTCGTCCAGGTCCTCAGGGACCAGCAGGTCGACGTCCTCGTCTGCTACCTGCCGGTGGGTTCCGAGGAGGCGGCGAAGTACTACGCGCAGTGCGCCATCGACGCCAAGGTCGCCTTCGTCAACGCGCTCCCGGTCTTCATCGCCGGCACCAAGGAGTGGGCCGACAAGTTCACCGAGGCCGGCGTGCCGATCGTCGGTGACGACATCAAGTCCCAGGTCGGCGCCACCATCACGCACCGCGTCATGGCGAAGCTGTTCGAGGACCGCGGTGTGATCCTGGACCGCACGATGCAGCTCAACGTCGGCGGCAACATGGACTTCAAGAACATGCTGGAGCGCGAGCGCCTGGAGTCCAAGAAGATCTCCAAGACCCAGGCTGTCACCTCCCAGATCCCGGACCGCGACCTCGGCGAGAACAACGTCCACATCGGTCCCTCGGACTATGTGGCCTGGCTGGACGACCGCAAGTGGGCGTACGTCCGCCTGGAGGGTCGCGCCTTCGGTGACGTCCCGCTGAACCTGGAGTACAAGCTCGAGGTCTGGGACTCCCCGAACTCGGCCGGTGTCATCATCGACGCCGTGCGTGCGGCGAAGATCGCCAAGGACCGCGGCATCGGCGGCCCGATCCTCTCCGCGTCCTCTTACTTCATGAAGTCCCCGCCGGTGCAGTACTTCGACGACGAGGCCCGCGCGAACGTCGAGAAGTTCATCAAGGGCGAGGTCGAGCGCTAA
- a CDS encoding PadR family transcriptional regulator, with protein MSRRSGILEFAVLGLLREAPMHGYELRKRLNTSLGIFRAFSYGTLYPCLKTLVANGWLIEEPGSAPEDALAASLAGRRAKIVYRLTAEGKEHFEELLSHTGPDTWEDEHFAARFAFFGQTEREVRMRVLEGRRSRLEERLEKMSASLARTRERLDDYTLELQRHGMESVEREVRWLNELIESERAGRDQRRSPSAGDGPRQDTTSDETGGLPRHQGAAPSEGSPSRAPDQPDPSDDTTK; from the coding sequence ATGCACGGATACGAGCTGCGCAAGCGGCTCAACACGTCGCTGGGGATCTTCCGGGCGTTCAGTTACGGGACGCTCTACCCCTGCCTCAAGACGCTGGTCGCCAACGGGTGGTTGATCGAAGAGCCGGGCAGCGCGCCCGAGGACGCCCTGGCCGCCTCGCTGGCGGGTCGACGAGCCAAGATCGTCTACCGGCTGACCGCCGAAGGCAAGGAGCACTTCGAGGAACTCCTCTCCCACACCGGCCCCGACACCTGGGAGGACGAGCACTTCGCGGCTCGTTTCGCCTTCTTCGGGCAGACGGAGCGTGAGGTGAGGATGCGTGTGCTGGAGGGCAGACGCAGCAGGCTCGAGGAGCGGCTGGAGAAGATGAGCGCCTCGCTCGCCCGCACCCGCGAGCGCCTCGACGACTACACGCTCGAGCTCCAGCGCCACGGCATGGAGTCCGTGGAGCGTGAGGTGCGCTGGTTGAACGAGCTGATCGAGAGCGAGCGAGCGGGACGGGACCAGCGCCGGTCCCCTTCCGCTGGAGACGGTCCTCGGCAGGACACCACATCTGATGAGACGGGCGGCCTGCCCCGGCATCAAGGGGCAGCGCCCTCGGAAGGGAGCCCTTCCAGGGCACCCGACCAGCCGGATCCGTCCGATGACACCACCAAGTGA